In one window of Aphidius gifuensis isolate YNYX2018 linkage group LG4, ASM1490517v1, whole genome shotgun sequence DNA:
- the LOC122854067 gene encoding apolipoprotein D-like yields the protein MFLIFFLSIFIANSVGQIPLYKKPNITSMLNLNKSQITGPWFEISRIPNAFEIDDKCSILTYELNEKLGSFNLSLDAVKSRTGIKHNSSVAAFPKKNGAFILRYLIVPPIYLGTYYILDTDYTNYLVAAAVTSDSERSFVFAWIKSRRQTISSEDYESAVEALKTNNIPHDALKLVTQDCSTSPGQ from the exons atgtttttgatattttttttatcaatttttattgcaaattcTGTGGGACAAATACCACTTTATAAGAAGCCTAATATTACTTCAATGTTAAATTTGAACAAATCacag attactGGTCCATGGTTTGAAATTTCAAGAATTCCAAATGCCtttgaaattgatgataaatgttcaattttaacatatgaattaaatgaaaaattaggaagttttaatttatctctTGATGCAGTAAAATCAAG aactgGAATTAAACATAACTCAAGTGTTGCGgcatttccaaaaaaaaatggagcATTTATTTTACGTTATCTAATTGTTCCACCAATTTATCTTGGTACTTACTATATTTTAGATACGGATTATACAAACTATTTAGTAGCTGCTGCAGTTACATCTGATTCTGAAag gTCATTTGTGTTTGCCTGGATAAAATCAAGAAGACAAACAATTTCATCTGAAGATTATGAAAGTGCTGTTGAGGCTCTAAAGACCAACAATATTCCTCATGATGCATTGAAATTGGTTACCCAGGATTGTTCAACAAGCCCTGGACAATaa
- the LOC122855784 gene encoding cullin-3 isoform X2, protein MMKSGALPKKESKMRIRAFPTTVDEKYVENIWSLLKNAIQEIQKKNNSGLSFEELYRNAYTMVLHKYGERLYTGLKEVVTQHLENKVREDVLDSLHNNFLQTLNQAWNDHTTSMTMIRDILMYMDRVYVQQNSVDNVYNLGLIIFRDQVVRYGCVRDHLRETLLGMVSRERRGEVVDRMAIKNACQMLMRLGINCRLVYEEDFERPFLQQSAEFYRMESQKFLAENSASVYIKKVEARISEESERAKHYLDESTESRIVEVVEEELIKVHMKTIVEMENSGVVHMLKHQKTDDLGCMYKLFSRVNEGLKTVCDCVSSFLREQGKSMVQENQDASSNAVHFVQNLLDLKERFDHFLHHSFNNDKLFKQMIVSDFEYFLNLNTKSPEYLSLFIDDKLKKGVKGMTEQEIEGILDKTMVLFRFLQEKDVFERYYKQHLAKRLLLNKSVSDDSEKNMISKLKTECGCQFTSKLEGMFKDITVSNTTMDEFKDHVMASGINLRGVDLSVRVLTTGFWPTQSATPKCSMPSSAREAFDCFRRFYLAKHSGRQLTLQPQLGSADLNAVFHGGQKKDDINCSSGVGLAVSGSGGAGSSSNNSFETPSSTSSISNSSCPSGSSINQQRVNCNSNIRKHIIQVSTYQMCVLMLFNNRDKLTYEEIQSETDIPERDLVRALQSLAMGKAAQRILLKQPRTKEIEPTHLFTINDSFTSKLHRVKIQTVAAKGESEPERKETRNKVDEDRKHEIEAAIVRIMKARKRMPHNVLVSEVTTQLRVRFLPSPMIIKKRIEGLIEREYLARTPEDRKMYTYVA, encoded by the exons ATGATGAAAAGCGGTGCTCTTCCTAAAAAGGAAAGCAAAATGCGGATACGTGCTTTTCCA acAACTGTTGATGAAAAGTACGTTGAAAACATTTGGAGCCTGCTTAAAAATGCAATTCAagaaatccaaaaaaaaaataattctggaCTCAGTTTTGAGGAACTATATCGTAATGCATATACCATGGTATTGCATAAATATGGTGAAAGATTATACACTGGTCTTAAAGAAGTTGTAACTCaacatttagaaaataaagtaCGTGAAGATGTACTTGATTCAttgcataataattttttacaaacactTAATCAAGCATGGAATGATCACACAACATCAATGACTATGATTAGAGATATTCTGATGTATATGGATCGTGTTTATGTACAACAAAATAGTGTTGATAATGTTTATAATCTTGGACTAATTATATTTCGTGATCAA gtTGTTCGATATGGTTGTGTTAGAGATCATCTACGTGAAACATTATTGGGTATGGTATCACGTGAAAGAAGAGGTGAAGTTGTTGATCGTATGGCTATTAAAAATGCCTGTCAAATGTTGATGCGTTTGGGTATAAATTGTCGATTAGTTTATGAAGAAGATTTTGAAAGACCATTTTTACAACAAAGTGCTGAATTTTATCGG atggaatcacaaaaatttttagctgaaaATAGTGCATcagtttatattaaaaaagttgaggCAAGAATTTCTGAAGAATCTGAAAGAGCTAAACATTATCTTGATGAATCAACTGAATCAAGAATTGTTGAAGTTGTTGAAGAGGAACTTATTAAAGTTCACATGAAAACAATTGTtgag atggAAAATAGTGGTGTTGTTCATATgttaaaacatcaaaaaacaGATGATCTTGGCTGTATGTATAAGCTATTTTCACGTGTCAATGAAGGTCTAAAAACAGTTTGTGATTGTGTGTCAAGTTTCTTAAGAGAACAAGGAAAATCAATGGTACAAGAAAATCAAGATGCATCATCAAATGCTGTACATTTTGTACAAAATTTACTTGACTTGAAAGAACGTTTCGatcattttcttcatcattcatttaataatgataaattatttaaacaaatgattgtatcagattttgaatattttcttaatttaaatacaaaaagtcCAGAGTatctttcattatttattgatgataaattaaaaaaaggagtCAAAGGa ATGACTGAACAAGAAATTGAAGGAATTCTCGACAAGACAATGGTACTCTTTAGATTTTTACAAGAGAAAGATGTATTTGAACGTTATTATAAACAACATTTGGCAAAACGTTTGCTGTTAAATAAATCAGTATCTgatgacagtgaaaaaaatatgatatcaAAACTTAag acTGAATGTGGATGTCAATTTACATCAAAACTCGAAGGAATGTTTAAGGATATTACAGTCAGCAATACAACAATGGATGAATTTAAAGATCACGTTATGGCATCAGGT atAAATTTACGTGGTGTTGATTTGAGTGTACGTGTATTGACAACTGGTTTTTGGCCAACTCAATCAGCAACACCAAAATGTAGTATGCCATCATCAGCACGTGAGGCATTTGATTGTTTTCGTCGTTTTTATCTTGCAAAACATAGTGGTAGACAATTGACATTACAACCACAACTTGGATCAGCTGATTTAAATGCTGTATTTCATGGAggacaaaaaaaagatgatataAATTGTAGTAGTGGTGTAGGTCTAGCTGTAAGTGGTAGTGGTGGTGCTGGTAGTAGTAGTAATAATAGTTTTGAaacaccatcatcaacaagtTCAATAAGTAATTCAAGTTGTCCAAGTGGAAGTAGTATTAATCAACAACGTGTTAATTGTAATTCAAATATAAGAAAACACATAATTCAAGTATCAACTTATCAAATGTGTGTATTAATGCTGTTTAATAATCGtgataaattaacatatgAAGAAATTCAAAGTGAAACAGATATACCAGAAAGAGATCTTGTTAGAGCATTACAATCATTAGCAATGGGAAAAGCTGCAcaaagaatattattaaaacagcCAAGAACCAAAGAAATTGAACCAAcacatttatttacaattaatgacaGTTTTACTAGTAAATTACATCGTGTTAAAATACAAACAGTTGCTGCTAAAGGTGAATCTGAACCAGAAAGAAAAGAAACACGTAATAAAGTTGATGAAGATCGTAAACATGAAATTGAAGCAGCTATTGTCAGAATAATGAAAGCAAGAAAACGAATGCCT cacAATGTTCTTGTGTCAGAAGTAACAACACAATTACGTGTTAGATTTTTACCATCaccaatgataattaaaaaaagaatcgaAGGTTTAATAGAACGTGAATATTTGGCAAGAACGCCAGAAGacag aaaAATGTATACTTACGTTGCTTAA
- the LOC122855784 gene encoding cullin-3 isoform X1 yields MDQINKCQLTSYDQQKLQETVTKSPLVIPRLTTVDEKYVENIWSLLKNAIQEIQKKNNSGLSFEELYRNAYTMVLHKYGERLYTGLKEVVTQHLENKVREDVLDSLHNNFLQTLNQAWNDHTTSMTMIRDILMYMDRVYVQQNSVDNVYNLGLIIFRDQVVRYGCVRDHLRETLLGMVSRERRGEVVDRMAIKNACQMLMRLGINCRLVYEEDFERPFLQQSAEFYRMESQKFLAENSASVYIKKVEARISEESERAKHYLDESTESRIVEVVEEELIKVHMKTIVEMENSGVVHMLKHQKTDDLGCMYKLFSRVNEGLKTVCDCVSSFLREQGKSMVQENQDASSNAVHFVQNLLDLKERFDHFLHHSFNNDKLFKQMIVSDFEYFLNLNTKSPEYLSLFIDDKLKKGVKGMTEQEIEGILDKTMVLFRFLQEKDVFERYYKQHLAKRLLLNKSVSDDSEKNMISKLKTECGCQFTSKLEGMFKDITVSNTTMDEFKDHVMASGINLRGVDLSVRVLTTGFWPTQSATPKCSMPSSAREAFDCFRRFYLAKHSGRQLTLQPQLGSADLNAVFHGGQKKDDINCSSGVGLAVSGSGGAGSSSNNSFETPSSTSSISNSSCPSGSSINQQRVNCNSNIRKHIIQVSTYQMCVLMLFNNRDKLTYEEIQSETDIPERDLVRALQSLAMGKAAQRILLKQPRTKEIEPTHLFTINDSFTSKLHRVKIQTVAAKGESEPERKETRNKVDEDRKHEIEAAIVRIMKARKRMPHNVLVSEVTTQLRVRFLPSPMIIKKRIEGLIEREYLARTPEDRKMYTYVA; encoded by the exons atggatcaaataaataaatgtcaattaaCATCATatgatcaacaaaaattacaagaaacaGTTACAAAAAGTCCACTTGTTATACCTCGTCTT acAACTGTTGATGAAAAGTACGTTGAAAACATTTGGAGCCTGCTTAAAAATGCAATTCAagaaatccaaaaaaaaaataattctggaCTCAGTTTTGAGGAACTATATCGTAATGCATATACCATGGTATTGCATAAATATGGTGAAAGATTATACACTGGTCTTAAAGAAGTTGTAACTCaacatttagaaaataaagtaCGTGAAGATGTACTTGATTCAttgcataataattttttacaaacactTAATCAAGCATGGAATGATCACACAACATCAATGACTATGATTAGAGATATTCTGATGTATATGGATCGTGTTTATGTACAACAAAATAGTGTTGATAATGTTTATAATCTTGGACTAATTATATTTCGTGATCAA gtTGTTCGATATGGTTGTGTTAGAGATCATCTACGTGAAACATTATTGGGTATGGTATCACGTGAAAGAAGAGGTGAAGTTGTTGATCGTATGGCTATTAAAAATGCCTGTCAAATGTTGATGCGTTTGGGTATAAATTGTCGATTAGTTTATGAAGAAGATTTTGAAAGACCATTTTTACAACAAAGTGCTGAATTTTATCGG atggaatcacaaaaatttttagctgaaaATAGTGCATcagtttatattaaaaaagttgaggCAAGAATTTCTGAAGAATCTGAAAGAGCTAAACATTATCTTGATGAATCAACTGAATCAAGAATTGTTGAAGTTGTTGAAGAGGAACTTATTAAAGTTCACATGAAAACAATTGTtgag atggAAAATAGTGGTGTTGTTCATATgttaaaacatcaaaaaacaGATGATCTTGGCTGTATGTATAAGCTATTTTCACGTGTCAATGAAGGTCTAAAAACAGTTTGTGATTGTGTGTCAAGTTTCTTAAGAGAACAAGGAAAATCAATGGTACAAGAAAATCAAGATGCATCATCAAATGCTGTACATTTTGTACAAAATTTACTTGACTTGAAAGAACGTTTCGatcattttcttcatcattcatttaataatgataaattatttaaacaaatgattgtatcagattttgaatattttcttaatttaaatacaaaaagtcCAGAGTatctttcattatttattgatgataaattaaaaaaaggagtCAAAGGa ATGACTGAACAAGAAATTGAAGGAATTCTCGACAAGACAATGGTACTCTTTAGATTTTTACAAGAGAAAGATGTATTTGAACGTTATTATAAACAACATTTGGCAAAACGTTTGCTGTTAAATAAATCAGTATCTgatgacagtgaaaaaaatatgatatcaAAACTTAag acTGAATGTGGATGTCAATTTACATCAAAACTCGAAGGAATGTTTAAGGATATTACAGTCAGCAATACAACAATGGATGAATTTAAAGATCACGTTATGGCATCAGGT atAAATTTACGTGGTGTTGATTTGAGTGTACGTGTATTGACAACTGGTTTTTGGCCAACTCAATCAGCAACACCAAAATGTAGTATGCCATCATCAGCACGTGAGGCATTTGATTGTTTTCGTCGTTTTTATCTTGCAAAACATAGTGGTAGACAATTGACATTACAACCACAACTTGGATCAGCTGATTTAAATGCTGTATTTCATGGAggacaaaaaaaagatgatataAATTGTAGTAGTGGTGTAGGTCTAGCTGTAAGTGGTAGTGGTGGTGCTGGTAGTAGTAGTAATAATAGTTTTGAaacaccatcatcaacaagtTCAATAAGTAATTCAAGTTGTCCAAGTGGAAGTAGTATTAATCAACAACGTGTTAATTGTAATTCAAATATAAGAAAACACATAATTCAAGTATCAACTTATCAAATGTGTGTATTAATGCTGTTTAATAATCGtgataaattaacatatgAAGAAATTCAAAGTGAAACAGATATACCAGAAAGAGATCTTGTTAGAGCATTACAATCATTAGCAATGGGAAAAGCTGCAcaaagaatattattaaaacagcCAAGAACCAAAGAAATTGAACCAAcacatttatttacaattaatgacaGTTTTACTAGTAAATTACATCGTGTTAAAATACAAACAGTTGCTGCTAAAGGTGAATCTGAACCAGAAAGAAAAGAAACACGTAATAAAGTTGATGAAGATCGTAAACATGAAATTGAAGCAGCTATTGTCAGAATAATGAAAGCAAGAAAACGAATGCCT cacAATGTTCTTGTGTCAGAAGTAACAACACAATTACGTGTTAGATTTTTACCATCaccaatgataattaaaaaaagaatcgaAGGTTTAATAGAACGTGAATATTTGGCAAGAACGCCAGAAGacag aaaAATGTATACTTACGTTGCTTAA